A genomic window from Periweissella cryptocerci includes:
- the mscL gene encoding large conductance mechanosensitive channel protein MscL, giving the protein MLEEFKKFLLRGNVLDLAIGVIIGTALTGVVKSLSSGIIMPLVNLFMFKINLSKLIFTIGAVEFHVGTVLQAIISFVITGFVLFMIVKAVNTFMKKNDEEDAIVPNEELETLKDIRELLQNQSANVTTEEPVDK; this is encoded by the coding sequence ATGCTCGAAGAATTCAAAAAATTTCTTCTCCGTGGTAACGTCCTAGACCTTGCGATTGGGGTTATTATTGGGACTGCCTTAACTGGAGTCGTCAAGTCATTATCATCTGGTATCATTATGCCTTTAGTTAACTTATTCATGTTCAAAATTAATTTGAGTAAGCTTATCTTTACGATTGGCGCGGTTGAATTCCACGTTGGGACTGTCCTTCAAGCCATTATTTCATTCGTCATCACTGGATTTGTTTTATTCATGATTGTCAAAGCAGTCAATACATTTATGAAGAAAAACGATGAAGAAGATGCGATTGTTCCTAACGAAGAACTCGAAACACTTAAAGACATCCGTGAATTGTTACAAAACCAAAGTGCCAACGTTACTACCGAAGAACCTGTCGATAAGTAA